The Pseudomonas alkylphenolica genomic sequence ACATCGGCAGCGGCGACATCACCGCTCAACTGATCCCGGCCGAGCGCCTGGCCCAGGCCACCATCATTACCCGCGATGATTGCGTGATCGCCGGAACCGCCTGGGTCGACGCCGTGTTTCGCCAGCTCGATCCACGGGTTGCCGTGCACTGGCAGGTCAAGGATGGCGAGCGTGCGCAGGCCAACCAGGTGTTGTTTCACCTTGAAGGCCCGGCCCGCTCACTGCTGACCGGCGAGCGCAGTGCGCTGAACTTCCTGCAGATGCTTTCGGGCGTGGCGACTCGCGCGCAGTTCCTTGCCGACATGGTCGCCGACACCCAGGTCAAACTGCTCGACACCCGCAAGACCCTGCCGGGTCTGCGTCTGGCGCAGAAGTACGCGGTCACCTGCGGCGGCTGCCACAATCATCGCATCGGCCTGTTCGATGCCTTCCTGATCAAGGAAAACCACATTGCCGCCAGCGGTGGCATCGCCCAGGCCATCAACGCCGCGCACAAGATCGCCCCCGGTAAGCCGGTGGAGGTTGAAGTGGAAAGCCTCGACGAGCTCAAGCAAGCGCTGGATGCCGGCGCCGACATCGTCATGCTCGACGAACTGAGCCTGGACGACATGCGCGAAGCCGTGCGCCTGAACGCTGGCAAGGCCAAGCTCGAAGCCAGTGGCGGGGTCAACGAAAGCACCCTGCAGGTGATTGCCGAGACCGGTGTGGACTACATCTCGATTGGTGCCATGACCAAGGATGTGAAGGCGGTGGATCTGTCCATGCGGCTGAGCCTCTAAGGGCACAAAAAAACCGGCCATCAGGCCGGTTTTTCTTTGAAAGCATCGCGGGGCAAGCCCGCTCCCACAGGGTATATGGCGCCTCTGTGGGAGCGGGCTTGCCCCGCGATCAGATCGATCAGAACGAAGCGTTCTGCAGACCATCCAGGTAACGCTCGACGTCCAGCGCTGCCATGCAGCCAGCACCGGCCGAGGTGATGGCCTGACGGTAAACGTGGTCAGCCACGTCGCCGGCGGCAAACACACCTTCAACGTTGGTGGCGGTGGCGTTGCCGTCACGGCCGCCGTTGACCACCAGGTAGCCGTCCTTGAGGGTCAGCTGGCCTTCGAACAGCGAAGTGTTCGGGGTGTGGCCGATGGCGATGAACACACCGTCAACCTTGATTTCGTCGAAGCTGCCGTCGTTGTTCTTCAGGCGTGCACCGGTGACGCCCATGTCGTCGCCCAGTACTTCGTCCAGAGTAGCGTTGAGTTTCAGCTCGATCTTGCCTTCGGCCACACGGGCATTGAGCTTGTCGATCAGGATCTTCTCAGCGCGGAAGGTCTCGCGGCGGTGCACCAGGGTGACCTTGCTGGCGATGTTGGCCAGGTACAGGGCCTCTTCAACAGCGGTGTTACCACCACCAACAACTGCCACCGGCTTGTTGCGATAGAAGAAGCCGTCGCAGGTGGCGCAAGCGGAAACGCCTTTGCCCATGAACGCTTCTTCCGACGGCAGGCCCAGGTAACGAGCGCTGGCACCGGTGGCGATGATCAGCGCATCGCAGGTGTAGGTGGCGCTGTCGCCTTTGAGGGTGTACGGCTTGCTGGCCAGGTCAACAGCGTTGATGTGGTCGAACACCACTTCAGTCTCGAAGCGCTCGGCGTGTTCCTGCATACGTTGCATCAGCGCCGGGCCGGTCAGGCCGTGGGCATCGCCCGGCCAGTTGTCGACTTCGGTGGTGGTGGTCAGCTGGCCGCCAGCCTGCATGCCGGTGATCAGCAGCGGCTTGAGGTTGGCACGCGCAGCGTAGACCGCAGCGCTGTAACCGGCAGGGCCGGAACCGAGGATAATCACTCGCGAATGACGTACTTCAGACATGTCACACTCCTCTCGGGCTGGCACTCACTGGCCAGTCCCGTCACGCCGGGATCGCCGGCTGGAATAAAAAAGAACCTGCGAAGCACTTGGGGAAGGCTTTTGGCCGCAGGTTCTGAAAATCGTTAAGCCTGAGCCTTACAGGCTGGCAGCGTTTTCCGCCAGGTAATCGGCAACGCCCTTGGCGTCAGCCTTCATGCCTTTC encodes the following:
- the trxB gene encoding thioredoxin-disulfide reductase, producing MSEVRHSRVIILGSGPAGYSAAVYAARANLKPLLITGMQAGGQLTTTTEVDNWPGDAHGLTGPALMQRMQEHAERFETEVVFDHINAVDLASKPYTLKGDSATYTCDALIIATGASARYLGLPSEEAFMGKGVSACATCDGFFYRNKPVAVVGGGNTAVEEALYLANIASKVTLVHRRETFRAEKILIDKLNARVAEGKIELKLNATLDEVLGDDMGVTGARLKNNDGSFDEIKVDGVFIAIGHTPNTSLFEGQLTLKDGYLVVNGGRDGNATATNVEGVFAAGDVADHVYRQAITSAGAGCMAALDVERYLDGLQNASF
- the nadC gene encoding carboxylating nicotinate-nucleotide diphosphorylase, whose product is MPNLRLADLTAEIEANVRRALLEDIGSGDITAQLIPAERLAQATIITRDDCVIAGTAWVDAVFRQLDPRVAVHWQVKDGERAQANQVLFHLEGPARSLLTGERSALNFLQMLSGVATRAQFLADMVADTQVKLLDTRKTLPGLRLAQKYAVTCGGCHNHRIGLFDAFLIKENHIAASGGIAQAINAAHKIAPGKPVEVEVESLDELKQALDAGADIVMLDELSLDDMREAVRLNAGKAKLEASGGVNESTLQVIAETGVDYISIGAMTKDVKAVDLSMRLSL